In one window of Aphidius gifuensis isolate YNYX2018 linkage group LG4, ASM1490517v1, whole genome shotgun sequence DNA:
- the LOC122854828 gene encoding F-box/LRR-repeat protein 2 isoform X1: MDLQNRSNWNALSVEAAIQQLNCQDDDTENILPRCNTTIEKLPDKVILRIFSYLSHREICRLARVCKRWRQIAYDTKLWNYVSLRPEVSGLHVNSLEMLLQLISVRFASSLRYIELPIELITHTVLHELANKCPNLTHMLLDFSTAMQLHDFSEMQAFPTKLKYMCICLSEVIFMEGFMRKIYNFINGLEILHLIGTYEKVEEEEEEIYEVINVHKLKSATPNLRVINLYGINFVDDSHIDAFSSNCIQLECLAVNFCSKVTGSTMKTLFQRSRRLRCLLMKGTNLHSEYVMQVEWEKSSVQELDITATDLSTECLIDMLTRIPSLRFLSAGQLNGLNDSVLKSWTEMGNPRNLVALDFDSSDNLTDDALHKFLSRHGHQLWGISLSGMPHITDQLWQSVLPILTNAKIVVMGTQERLGVNIHVDQLMDGIATNCPNLERLELRWDPENLRFSDKSQKAIDVLRVKCIKLRCLVLSDGRYYETVKANFERADRLTVVRTTTCCRVTNYYLLQNYRDLIFN, encoded by the exons atggaTTTACAAAATAGATCAAATTGGAATGCATTAAGTGTAGAAGCAGcaatacaacaattaaattgcCAAGATGATGACACGGAAAATATATTACCACGTTGTAATACA acAATTGAAAAGCTGCCTGATAAGGTAATTCTTAGaatatttagttatttatcacACCGTGAAATATGCAGATTAGCAAGAGTTTGTAAAAGATGGCGACAAATTGCATATGATACAAAACTTTGGAATTATGTTTCTTTACGTCCAGAAGTTAGTGGTCTTCATGTAAATTCACTTGAAATGTTGTTACAGCTAATAAG tGTACGTTTTGCATCGTCATTGAGATACATTGAGTTgccaattgaattaataactCATACTGTTCTTCATGAACTCGCAAATAAATGTCCCAATTTGACTCATATGCTTTTAGATTTTTCGACTGCAATGCAGTTACATGATTTCTCTGAGATGCAAGCATTTCCAACAAAGCTAAAATACATGTGTATTTGTTTATCTGAAGTTATATTCATGGAAGGTTTTATgcgtaaaatatataattttataaatggaCTAGAAATTCTTCATCTTATTG gaACATATGAAAAagttgaagaagaagaagaagaaatttATGAAGTTATTAatgtacataaattaaaatcagcAACACCGAATTTacgtgttattaatttatatggtattaattttgttgatgattcacATATTGAtgcattttcatcaaattgtaTTCAACTTGAATGTTTAGctgttaatttttgttcaaaagtAACTGGTTCAACAATGAAAACTTTATTTCAAAGAAGTAGAAGACTTCGTTGTCTTTTAATGAAAGGAACAa atctACATAGTGAATATGTGATGCAAGTTGAATGGGAAAAATCAAGTGTTCAAGAATTAGATATAACAGCAACTGATTTATCAACAGAATGTTTAATTGATATGTTAACAAGAATTCCAAGTTTACGTTTTTTAAGTGCTGGACAATTAAATGGTTTAAATGATAGTGTATTAAAATCATGGACAGAAATGGGAAATCCAAGAAATTTAGTTGCATTAGATTTTGATAGTTCAGATAATTTAACTGATGATGCATTACATAAATTTCTATCACGACATGGACATCAATTATGGGGTATATCATTATCCGGTATGCCTCATATAACTGATCAATTATGGCAAAGTGTTTTGCCAATATTAACAAATGCcaa aattgtCGTGATGGGAACACAAGAAAGATTGGGAGTTAATATTCATGTTGATCAATTGATGGATGGTATTGCAACTAATTGTCCTAATCTTGAACGATTAGAATTACGATGGGATCCTGAAAATCTTAGATTTTCAGATAAAAGTCAAAAAGCTATTGATGTTCTTCGTGTTAAATGCATCAAACTTCGTTGTCTTGTTTTGAG CGATGGAAGATATTACGAAACTGTTAAGGCTAATTTCGAACGTGCTGATAGACTAACTGTTGTACGTACAACAACTTGCTGCAGAgttacaaattattatcttttacaaaattacagagacttaatatttaattaa
- the LOC122854828 gene encoding F-box/LRR-repeat protein 7 isoform X3 translates to MNIWSQLTTEHPTIATIAKDEQNTSTRRKNRATIEKLPDKVILRIFSYLSHREICRLARVCKRWRQIAYDTKLWNYVSLRPEVSGLHVNSLEMLLQLISVRFASSLRYIELPIELITHTVLHELANKCPNLTHMLLDFSTAMQLHDFSEMQAFPTKLKYMCICLSEVIFMEGFMRKIYNFINGLEILHLIGTYEKVEEEEEEIYEVINVHKLKSATPNLRVINLYGINFVDDSHIDAFSSNCIQLECLAVNFCSKVTGSTMKTLFQRSRRLRCLLMKGTNLHSEYVMQVEWEKSSVQELDITATDLSTECLIDMLTRIPSLRFLSAGQLNGLNDSVLKSWTEMGNPRNLVALDFDSSDNLTDDALHKFLSRHGHQLWGISLSGMPHITDQLWQSVLPILTNAKIVVMGTQERLGVNIHVDQLMDGIATNCPNLERLELRWDPENLRFSDKSQKAIDVLRVKCIKLRCLVLSDGRYYETVKANFERADRLTVVRTTTCCRVTNYYLLQNYRDLIFN, encoded by the exons atgaatatttggTCTCAGCTTACAACTGAACATCCAACAATTGCAACAATTGCAAAGGATGAACAAAACACCAGTACCCGAAGAAAAAATAGagcg acAATTGAAAAGCTGCCTGATAAGGTAATTCTTAGaatatttagttatttatcacACCGTGAAATATGCAGATTAGCAAGAGTTTGTAAAAGATGGCGACAAATTGCATATGATACAAAACTTTGGAATTATGTTTCTTTACGTCCAGAAGTTAGTGGTCTTCATGTAAATTCACTTGAAATGTTGTTACAGCTAATAAG tGTACGTTTTGCATCGTCATTGAGATACATTGAGTTgccaattgaattaataactCATACTGTTCTTCATGAACTCGCAAATAAATGTCCCAATTTGACTCATATGCTTTTAGATTTTTCGACTGCAATGCAGTTACATGATTTCTCTGAGATGCAAGCATTTCCAACAAAGCTAAAATACATGTGTATTTGTTTATCTGAAGTTATATTCATGGAAGGTTTTATgcgtaaaatatataattttataaatggaCTAGAAATTCTTCATCTTATTG gaACATATGAAAAagttgaagaagaagaagaagaaatttATGAAGTTATTAatgtacataaattaaaatcagcAACACCGAATTTacgtgttattaatttatatggtattaattttgttgatgattcacATATTGAtgcattttcatcaaattgtaTTCAACTTGAATGTTTAGctgttaatttttgttcaaaagtAACTGGTTCAACAATGAAAACTTTATTTCAAAGAAGTAGAAGACTTCGTTGTCTTTTAATGAAAGGAACAa atctACATAGTGAATATGTGATGCAAGTTGAATGGGAAAAATCAAGTGTTCAAGAATTAGATATAACAGCAACTGATTTATCAACAGAATGTTTAATTGATATGTTAACAAGAATTCCAAGTTTACGTTTTTTAAGTGCTGGACAATTAAATGGTTTAAATGATAGTGTATTAAAATCATGGACAGAAATGGGAAATCCAAGAAATTTAGTTGCATTAGATTTTGATAGTTCAGATAATTTAACTGATGATGCATTACATAAATTTCTATCACGACATGGACATCAATTATGGGGTATATCATTATCCGGTATGCCTCATATAACTGATCAATTATGGCAAAGTGTTTTGCCAATATTAACAAATGCcaa aattgtCGTGATGGGAACACAAGAAAGATTGGGAGTTAATATTCATGTTGATCAATTGATGGATGGTATTGCAACTAATTGTCCTAATCTTGAACGATTAGAATTACGATGGGATCCTGAAAATCTTAGATTTTCAGATAAAAGTCAAAAAGCTATTGATGTTCTTCGTGTTAAATGCATCAAACTTCGTTGTCTTGTTTTGAG CGATGGAAGATATTACGAAACTGTTAAGGCTAATTTCGAACGTGCTGATAGACTAACTGTTGTACGTACAACAACTTGCTGCAGAgttacaaattattatcttttacaaaattacagagacttaatatttaattaa
- the LOC122854828 gene encoding F-box/LRR-repeat protein 2 isoform X2 yields MDLGGVDVWGQIALETSQMYVEEGGVIKSRFASTTIEKLPDKVILRIFSYLSHREICRLARVCKRWRQIAYDTKLWNYVSLRPEVSGLHVNSLEMLLQLISVRFASSLRYIELPIELITHTVLHELANKCPNLTHMLLDFSTAMQLHDFSEMQAFPTKLKYMCICLSEVIFMEGFMRKIYNFINGLEILHLIGTYEKVEEEEEEIYEVINVHKLKSATPNLRVINLYGINFVDDSHIDAFSSNCIQLECLAVNFCSKVTGSTMKTLFQRSRRLRCLLMKGTNLHSEYVMQVEWEKSSVQELDITATDLSTECLIDMLTRIPSLRFLSAGQLNGLNDSVLKSWTEMGNPRNLVALDFDSSDNLTDDALHKFLSRHGHQLWGISLSGMPHITDQLWQSVLPILTNAKIVVMGTQERLGVNIHVDQLMDGIATNCPNLERLELRWDPENLRFSDKSQKAIDVLRVKCIKLRCLVLSDGRYYETVKANFERADRLTVVRTTTCCRVTNYYLLQNYRDLIFN; encoded by the exons atggatTTGGGAGGTGTTGATGTTTGGGGTCAAATTGCTTTGGAAACATCGCAAATGTATGTTGAAGAAGGTGGTGTTATTAAAAGTAGATTTGCTAGTACT acAATTGAAAAGCTGCCTGATAAGGTAATTCTTAGaatatttagttatttatcacACCGTGAAATATGCAGATTAGCAAGAGTTTGTAAAAGATGGCGACAAATTGCATATGATACAAAACTTTGGAATTATGTTTCTTTACGTCCAGAAGTTAGTGGTCTTCATGTAAATTCACTTGAAATGTTGTTACAGCTAATAAG tGTACGTTTTGCATCGTCATTGAGATACATTGAGTTgccaattgaattaataactCATACTGTTCTTCATGAACTCGCAAATAAATGTCCCAATTTGACTCATATGCTTTTAGATTTTTCGACTGCAATGCAGTTACATGATTTCTCTGAGATGCAAGCATTTCCAACAAAGCTAAAATACATGTGTATTTGTTTATCTGAAGTTATATTCATGGAAGGTTTTATgcgtaaaatatataattttataaatggaCTAGAAATTCTTCATCTTATTG gaACATATGAAAAagttgaagaagaagaagaagaaatttATGAAGTTATTAatgtacataaattaaaatcagcAACACCGAATTTacgtgttattaatttatatggtattaattttgttgatgattcacATATTGAtgcattttcatcaaattgtaTTCAACTTGAATGTTTAGctgttaatttttgttcaaaagtAACTGGTTCAACAATGAAAACTTTATTTCAAAGAAGTAGAAGACTTCGTTGTCTTTTAATGAAAGGAACAa atctACATAGTGAATATGTGATGCAAGTTGAATGGGAAAAATCAAGTGTTCAAGAATTAGATATAACAGCAACTGATTTATCAACAGAATGTTTAATTGATATGTTAACAAGAATTCCAAGTTTACGTTTTTTAAGTGCTGGACAATTAAATGGTTTAAATGATAGTGTATTAAAATCATGGACAGAAATGGGAAATCCAAGAAATTTAGTTGCATTAGATTTTGATAGTTCAGATAATTTAACTGATGATGCATTACATAAATTTCTATCACGACATGGACATCAATTATGGGGTATATCATTATCCGGTATGCCTCATATAACTGATCAATTATGGCAAAGTGTTTTGCCAATATTAACAAATGCcaa aattgtCGTGATGGGAACACAAGAAAGATTGGGAGTTAATATTCATGTTGATCAATTGATGGATGGTATTGCAACTAATTGTCCTAATCTTGAACGATTAGAATTACGATGGGATCCTGAAAATCTTAGATTTTCAGATAAAAGTCAAAAAGCTATTGATGTTCTTCGTGTTAAATGCATCAAACTTCGTTGTCTTGTTTTGAG CGATGGAAGATATTACGAAACTGTTAAGGCTAATTTCGAACGTGCTGATAGACTAACTGTTGTACGTACAACAACTTGCTGCAGAgttacaaattattatcttttacaaaattacagagacttaatatttaattaa
- the LOC122854828 gene encoding F-box/LRR-repeat protein 2 isoform X4, which translates to MLLQLISVRFASSLRYIELPIELITHTVLHELANKCPNLTHMLLDFSTAMQLHDFSEMQAFPTKLKYMCICLSEVIFMEGFMRKIYNFINGLEILHLIGTYEKVEEEEEEIYEVINVHKLKSATPNLRVINLYGINFVDDSHIDAFSSNCIQLECLAVNFCSKVTGSTMKTLFQRSRRLRCLLMKGTNLHSEYVMQVEWEKSSVQELDITATDLSTECLIDMLTRIPSLRFLSAGQLNGLNDSVLKSWTEMGNPRNLVALDFDSSDNLTDDALHKFLSRHGHQLWGISLSGMPHITDQLWQSVLPILTNAKIVVMGTQERLGVNIHVDQLMDGIATNCPNLERLELRWDPENLRFSDKSQKAIDVLRVKCIKLRCLVLSDGRYYETVKANFERADRLTVVRTTTCCRVTNYYLLQNYRDLIFN; encoded by the exons ATGTTGTTACAGCTAATAAG tGTACGTTTTGCATCGTCATTGAGATACATTGAGTTgccaattgaattaataactCATACTGTTCTTCATGAACTCGCAAATAAATGTCCCAATTTGACTCATATGCTTTTAGATTTTTCGACTGCAATGCAGTTACATGATTTCTCTGAGATGCAAGCATTTCCAACAAAGCTAAAATACATGTGTATTTGTTTATCTGAAGTTATATTCATGGAAGGTTTTATgcgtaaaatatataattttataaatggaCTAGAAATTCTTCATCTTATTG gaACATATGAAAAagttgaagaagaagaagaagaaatttATGAAGTTATTAatgtacataaattaaaatcagcAACACCGAATTTacgtgttattaatttatatggtattaattttgttgatgattcacATATTGAtgcattttcatcaaattgtaTTCAACTTGAATGTTTAGctgttaatttttgttcaaaagtAACTGGTTCAACAATGAAAACTTTATTTCAAAGAAGTAGAAGACTTCGTTGTCTTTTAATGAAAGGAACAa atctACATAGTGAATATGTGATGCAAGTTGAATGGGAAAAATCAAGTGTTCAAGAATTAGATATAACAGCAACTGATTTATCAACAGAATGTTTAATTGATATGTTAACAAGAATTCCAAGTTTACGTTTTTTAAGTGCTGGACAATTAAATGGTTTAAATGATAGTGTATTAAAATCATGGACAGAAATGGGAAATCCAAGAAATTTAGTTGCATTAGATTTTGATAGTTCAGATAATTTAACTGATGATGCATTACATAAATTTCTATCACGACATGGACATCAATTATGGGGTATATCATTATCCGGTATGCCTCATATAACTGATCAATTATGGCAAAGTGTTTTGCCAATATTAACAAATGCcaa aattgtCGTGATGGGAACACAAGAAAGATTGGGAGTTAATATTCATGTTGATCAATTGATGGATGGTATTGCAACTAATTGTCCTAATCTTGAACGATTAGAATTACGATGGGATCCTGAAAATCTTAGATTTTCAGATAAAAGTCAAAAAGCTATTGATGTTCTTCGTGTTAAATGCATCAAACTTCGTTGTCTTGTTTTGAG CGATGGAAGATATTACGAAACTGTTAAGGCTAATTTCGAACGTGCTGATAGACTAACTGTTGTACGTACAACAACTTGCTGCAGAgttacaaattattatcttttacaaaattacagagacttaatatttaattaa
- the LOC122854830 gene encoding acyl-CoA Delta-9 desaturase yields the protein MTIRSGKREFQWPSVLWCLHLYILGIYGLYHLVFVASWLTVLFGLLIITMGYIGLTIGAHRLWAHQSFEANGFTKFILMLCHTLAGVGPIYDWVLAHRIHHKYYGTEKDLFNHNKGFLYSHFITNLLGYPSDYEKTAKLIDMRDIESDYFVWFQKRFYTVLFIIFGLLLPINAPAEYWDEPIDTAFYVIGFFRLWVLLNVGWLINSAKIIWGLQSKDKFPPDDNSVFIINKSFWPNYHYLMSWDWKTNEFGGYDSGFTSFLLTNMENIGLISSMKSASNESIRDALYKLSINKNKSITIDDIFDKVKLNAEYEAAKAKLRFVH from the exons atgacaataagAAGTGGTAAAAGAGAATTTCAATGGCCTTCGGTGCTATGGTGTCttcatctttatattttaGGAATTTATGGACTTTATCATCTTGTTTTTGTAGCATCATGGCTAACTGTTTTATTTg gatTATTAATCATCACAATGGGTTACATTGGCTTGACAATTGGAGCACACAGATTATGGGCTCATCAATCATTCGAGGCCAATGGATTTACAAAATTCATCTTAATGTTATGCCACACTCTAGCTGGTGtt gGACCAATTTATGATTGGGTACTTGCACATAGAATTCATCACAAATATTATGGTACTGAAAAAGATCTTTTTAATCACAATAAAGGATTTTTATACAGTCATTTTATAACAAATCTATTGGGTTATCCAAGTGACTATGAAAAAACagcaaaattaattgacatgAGAGATATTGAGTCAGATTATTTCGTCTGGTTTCAAAAAag attttatactgttttatttataatttttggattattattaccaataaATGCACCAGCAGAATACTGGGATGAGCCAATTGATACTGCATTTTATGTTATTGGTTTTTTCCGTCTTTGGGTACTATTAAATGTTGGCTGGTTAATAAATAGTGCAAAAATCATTTGGGGACTTCAATCAAAAGACAA atttccTCCAGATGATAATTcagtatttattataaataaatcattttggccaaattatcattatttaatgagCTGGGATTggaaaacaaatgaatttgGTGGATATGATAGTGGTtttacatcatttttattaacaaatatggaaaatattggACTTATAAGTAGCATGAAAAGTGCATCTAATGAAAGTATAAGAGATGcactttataaattatcaattaataaaaataaaagcataacaattgatgatatttttgataaagttaaattaaatgcTGAATATGAAGCAGCTAAAGCTAAACTTCGATTTGTtcattaa